From one Melioribacteraceae bacterium genomic stretch:
- a CDS encoding acyloxyacyl hydrolase, whose translation MFTKSHSTKTYQTKLFSFSPWIIILIFFFASINITAQQVFEEGGINFSIAKGNGLSNDVINDQILFMLKLPKFGKLAENISYENDFTFEYFSGIGRSNFLLGLTPLLKCDVTLLGFPFFFKGGIGINYISMPEIAGRNLGGNLIFSDMIGIGIELFNISDICVELSYLFRHISNAGLYSGNEGYNSQYIMLSFNLL comes from the coding sequence ATGTTTACTAAAAGCCATTCAACAAAGACATATCAAACAAAACTTTTCAGTTTCTCTCCATGGATTATAATCTTAATATTCTTTTTTGCTTCAATCAATATTACAGCTCAACAAGTTTTTGAAGAAGGCGGTATCAACTTTTCAATTGCAAAAGGAAATGGTTTGAGCAATGATGTAATCAACGATCAAATTTTGTTCATGCTCAAACTTCCGAAGTTCGGCAAACTTGCTGAAAATATTTCCTATGAAAACGACTTTACGTTCGAATATTTCTCGGGAATCGGAAGGTCAAACTTTTTACTTGGTTTAACTCCACTATTAAAATGTGATGTAACTCTTTTAGGATTTCCGTTTTTCTTTAAAGGCGGTATTGGAATTAACTATATCAGCATGCCGGAAATTGCGGGAAGAAATTTAGGCGGGAATTTAATCTTCAGCGATATGATTGGTATTGGCATTGAACTTTTTAATATATCCGATATATGCGTTGAACTTTCTTATTTATTCAGACATATTTCAAACGCGGGATTATACAGCGGTAACGAAGGTTATAATTCTCAGTACATTATGCTTTCGTTTAATTTGCTGTGA
- a CDS encoding DUF4905 domain-containing protein, with amino-acid sequence MKFEKHIEYRPSKQIWRIIITDDESVVIEKRDTSDKQVYFDSFELESNQVIFSNLQLDEKFWIGIEKVYKGVILFHKYSKPDMPGHKEIIAYDIKSGKILWRNEDYAYLFVHDEKVYCYKQQFEGRNFFTLDYLSGELIEELGNDTQKVNSIYDMAREKESYKDYIFPETIESKNEKVTEIIKELKSNLAIVDQVEYNIYGNYLFASYHTKAFENSMINRFSVIDLDSGKETFTEVLSPNTASLMTDSFFVYKNFLFLLKGKDELLIYKIV; translated from the coding sequence ATGAAATTTGAAAAACATATAGAATACAGACCAAGCAAGCAAATCTGGCGGATTATAATTACAGATGATGAAAGTGTTGTTATTGAAAAACGAGATACATCGGATAAACAAGTGTATTTCGATAGTTTTGAATTAGAATCCAACCAAGTCATTTTTTCCAATTTACAACTTGATGAAAAATTCTGGATTGGAATTGAGAAAGTATATAAAGGAGTAATTTTATTTCACAAATATTCCAAGCCGGATATGCCGGGACATAAAGAAATTATTGCTTATGATATTAAATCCGGAAAAATACTTTGGCGCAATGAAGATTACGCTTACTTGTTTGTCCATGACGAAAAAGTATATTGTTACAAACAGCAATTTGAAGGACGAAACTTTTTTACTTTGGATTATTTATCCGGTGAACTTATAGAAGAACTTGGGAACGACACTCAAAAAGTAAATTCGATTTATGATATGGCAAGAGAAAAAGAGTCATACAAGGATTACATATTCCCGGAAACGATTGAATCAAAGAATGAAAAAGTAACCGAAATAATAAAAGAGCTGAAGTCCAATCTTGCTATTGTGGATCAAGTTGAATATAATATTTATGGAAATTATCTTTTTGCAAGCTATCATACAAAAGCATTTGAAAATAGTATGATAAACAGATTTTCAGTAATTGATCTTGATTCCGGTAAAGAAACATTCACAGAAGTTCTTTCTCCAAATACTGCATCATTAATGACGGATTCTTTTTTTGTTTACAAGAATTTTCTATTTCTCTTAAAAGGAAAAGATGAGTTGCTGATTTATAAAATTGTATGA
- the amrA gene encoding AmmeMemoRadiSam system protein A encodes MEFTIEQKKLLIRLARESIEERLFKKKKSLNINTKKDPVLKSKCGAFVTLTIEDQLRGCIGYITSTSPLYKTIQDAAIGAAFNDPRFYPLIETEYEQIEVEISVLSEPFPMKNYDDIIVGLHGLILEEAGQRGLLLPQVPIEHGMDREQFLNAICRKTGVPQNLWRKKLLNISLFTATVFSEKDLVDENAID; translated from the coding sequence ATGGAATTTACCATTGAACAGAAGAAACTGTTAATTAGACTCGCAAGAGAAAGTATTGAAGAACGTTTATTTAAGAAGAAAAAATCTCTCAACATTAACACAAAAAAAGATCCTGTTCTAAAATCAAAGTGTGGAGCGTTTGTTACATTAACAATAGAAGATCAACTAAGAGGATGCATCGGCTACATAACCTCAACTTCCCCATTATATAAAACAATTCAAGATGCTGCAATCGGTGCGGCATTCAACGATCCTCGGTTTTACCCTTTAATCGAAACAGAGTATGAGCAGATAGAAGTGGAAATCTCCGTCTTATCTGAACCCTTTCCGATGAAAAACTATGATGATATTATTGTTGGTCTTCATGGATTAATATTAGAAGAAGCCGGTCAGCGCGGTTTATTACTTCCGCAAGTCCCAATTGAACATGGAATGGACAGAGAACAATTTTTAAATGCCATCTGTAGAAAAACCGGAGTTCCTCAAAACTTATGGCGGAAGAAATTGTTGAATATCTCTCTTTTTACCGCCACAGTTTTTAGCGAAAAAGATTTGGTGGATGAAAATGCAATTGATTAG
- a CDS encoding tryptophanase gives MKTIIEPFKIKSVEPIRFTTKEERIKVLEDAGYNPFLIHADDVLIDLLTDSGTSAMSSKQWAGIMDGDESYAGSRSFYRFEAAVRKITGDKFIIPTHQGRAAEKILFSILGGPGKYIPNNTHFDTTRANIEFSGAEAVDLLCEVGKHPEQKADFKGNMDVEKLENFIKETGAENIPVVMLTVTNNSGGGQPVSMQNVKDVSSVCKKYNIPLFFDACRFAENAYFIKKREKGYENKSVLEICQEMFSYGDGATMSAKKDALVNIGGFLSLNDEELAMKCRNLLIVTEGFPTYGGLAGRDLEAVAQGLEEVVDEHYLQYRIRSTEYLGEKVVNAGVPIIEPPGGHAIYIDAKRFLPNIPPSQYPGQSIVCELYIEGGVRAVEIGSVMFGKYDKKTGELISPPMELVRLAIPRRVYTQSHIDFVAEVVIEVFKNKNKLRGYEITYEAPMLRHFTAKFKPVH, from the coding sequence ATGAAAACTATTATCGAACCTTTCAAAATCAAATCAGTTGAACCAATTAGATTTACTACAAAAGAAGAACGTATAAAAGTATTGGAGGATGCCGGTTATAATCCATTTTTAATCCACGCCGATGATGTTCTTATTGATTTATTAACCGACAGCGGAACTTCTGCTATGAGTTCTAAACAATGGGCGGGAATCATGGACGGCGATGAATCATATGCCGGTTCAAGAAGCTTTTATAGATTTGAAGCCGCGGTTAGAAAAATTACCGGTGATAAATTTATAATCCCAACACATCAAGGAAGAGCAGCTGAGAAAATATTGTTTTCCATTCTCGGCGGACCGGGCAAATATATTCCTAACAACACGCACTTTGATACAACACGAGCAAACATTGAATTCAGCGGTGCAGAAGCTGTTGATCTTCTTTGTGAAGTCGGTAAACACCCCGAACAAAAAGCTGACTTCAAAGGAAATATGGACGTAGAAAAACTTGAAAATTTTATCAAAGAAACAGGCGCTGAAAATATTCCGGTTGTAATGTTGACAGTTACAAACAATTCCGGCGGCGGTCAACCGGTTTCAATGCAAAATGTTAAAGACGTTAGTTCTGTTTGTAAAAAATATAACATTCCTCTTTTCTTTGATGCTTGCCGTTTTGCAGAAAATGCTTACTTCATTAAGAAGAGAGAAAAAGGTTACGAGAATAAATCTGTTTTGGAAATCTGTCAAGAAATGTTCTCATACGGTGACGGCGCAACGATGAGCGCAAAAAAGGATGCGCTTGTAAATATCGGCGGATTTCTCTCTCTAAACGACGAAGAACTTGCAATGAAATGTCGAAATCTTTTAATAGTTACAGAAGGATTTCCTACATACGGCGGATTAGCCGGAAGAGATTTGGAAGCCGTTGCGCAAGGCTTGGAAGAAGTCGTTGATGAACATTATTTACAGTACAGAATTAGAAGTACGGAATATCTGGGTGAGAAAGTTGTTAATGCCGGTGTTCCGATTATCGAACCGCCGGGCGGACATGCAATTTATATCGATGCAAAAAGATTTTTACCGAATATTCCACCAAGCCAATATCCGGGACAATCAATTGTTTGTGAACTATATATTGAAGGCGGAGTTCGAGCGGTAGAAATAGGAAGTGTTATGTTCGGTAAGTATGATAAGAAAACCGGAGAGTTAATTTCACCACCCATGGAACTTGTAAGATTAGCAATTCCAAGAAGAGTTTATACTCAAAGTCATATTGATTTTGTAGCTGAAGTCGTGATTGAAGTATTCAAAAACAAAAATAAACTAAGAGGTTACGAAATAACATACGAAGCCCCGATGCTTCGTCACTTTACGGCAAAGTTTAAACCGGTACACTAA
- a CDS encoding YIP1 family protein, whose product MDELKDQEVQPQEETSEEDFELNHTDKLVGVFSEPGNTFKRMSNVGVKTTDWLIPIFVVIIVSIISNYVMMSNPTIKYSIMEKQMTAIEERFDEMVKSGQMTEAQKEQQLQQTRDFMENQGNTQMIFSTLGILIFTFLMFFIVSGVFFAVTKFGLKGEGVYKGAMGAYGLPHYIIVIQVIVMVILAFVLDRFIQGTSVGAILDGDKTTFAGWALAKLDIFSIWFYAVVAVGFAKMFKSDSYGKYFAMVFGLWLGVGFIFWLLADALPFLRWFGV is encoded by the coding sequence ATGGACGAATTAAAAGACCAAGAAGTTCAACCACAAGAGGAAACTTCCGAAGAGGATTTTGAATTAAATCATACCGATAAACTTGTCGGTGTTTTTTCAGAACCGGGTAATACTTTCAAGCGTATGTCAAATGTCGGAGTTAAGACAACCGACTGGCTGATTCCGATTTTTGTTGTGATAATTGTTTCGATCATTTCTAATTACGTTATGATGAGTAATCCAACCATCAAATATTCTATCATGGAAAAGCAGATGACCGCAATTGAAGAACGATTTGATGAAATGGTTAAATCCGGACAAATGACCGAAGCTCAAAAAGAACAGCAACTTCAGCAGACTCGTGATTTTATGGAGAACCAAGGAAACACACAAATGATATTTTCTACATTAGGTATTTTGATTTTTACTTTCTTGATGTTCTTCATTGTATCGGGAGTGTTCTTTGCAGTTACAAAGTTCGGCTTAAAAGGGGAAGGAGTTTACAAAGGCGCAATGGGTGCATATGGATTACCGCATTACATAATTGTTATTCAAGTTATTGTTATGGTAATTCTTGCGTTTGTACTCGATCGCTTTATTCAAGGAACAAGTGTCGGTGCAATCTTAGACGGCGATAAAACAACATTTGCCGGATGGGCTCTCGCAAAACTTGATATTTTTTCAATTTGGTTTTATGCGGTTGTTGCAGTTGGTTTCGCTAAAATGTTTAAGTCCGATAGTTACGGTAAATATTTCGCAATGGTTTTCGGATTGTGGCTCGGTGTTGGATTTATATTCTGGCTTCTCGCAGATGCGCTTCCGTTTTTACGTTGGTTTGGAGTTTGA
- a CDS encoding DUF4920 domain-containing protein: MKKIKIIVTMLIFVSLFINAEDKKFGSDVTLTDKTEVKAILENPAEYEGKKVLVEGTIVGVCESRGCWIEIAAAEGYEKIRVKVDDGVIVFPMEAKGKQALVEGEVYAVTPATSCSGTCSDHEKKEGDECEHETAKVYQIKGLGAVVKM; this comes from the coding sequence ATGAAAAAAATCAAAATCATCGTTACAATGTTAATTTTTGTATCGCTTTTTATAAATGCTGAAGATAAAAAATTCGGAAGCGATGTTACTCTAACGGACAAGACAGAAGTAAAAGCAATATTAGAGAATCCCGCTGAATATGAAGGTAAAAAAGTATTAGTTGAAGGAACAATTGTCGGCGTGTGCGAATCAAGAGGTTGTTGGATTGAAATTGCCGCAGCAGAAGGATACGAAAAAATTAGAGTTAAAGTTGATGACGGAGTAATTGTATTTCCTATGGAAGCAAAGGGAAAACAAGCTTTGGTTGAAGGAGAAGTTTACGCGGTAACACCTGCAACTTCATGTTCGGGAACATGTTCTGATCATGAGAAAAAAGAAGGTGATGAATGCGAACACGAGACAGCAAAAGTTTACCAAATTAAAGGTCTTGGCGCTGTAGTTAAAATGTAA
- a CDS encoding T9SS type A sorting domain-containing protein: MKKYFPFILFLLSITTGYLLYEFVFESTNDAKNVKTSGAMKALQFWTAQRAYPNSDIPADKYYAAFQQKKLKANKVQTEQSWKAIGPKNIGGRTISIAIDPVNTNTIYAGSASGGLWRSVTAGIGESAWEHIEPGFPVRGIGAIVINPENPFEIYIGTGEVYNYGNTLGGVAIRETRGSYGIGILKTTDGGETWIKSLDWSYNQQTAVLSMEIDPSNSSIVWAGTTEGTFKSTNSGEDWELVNETLMVTDIVINPSNTDLVYIACGNMSSTGNGIYRTKDGGENWTKLTAGLPASYGGKALLDIYHDDPNLLYASIGDGYSSGDPSWLCKTTDGGDTWTIESQTNYTTYQGWFSHFVVINQNDPTQILAAGVDVWKSTNGGSNLIRKSNWAAWYLGQTYAGEPEGPPNYSHADHHAFAVHPNDPDVVYFGNDGGVFITEDFGETYEGRNGGYQTTQFYGGFSVALNDSNLAIGGMQDNATAIYLGEDSWYRVIGGDGGWAAINEQDGYLYGSSQYLRIYRSNDLFNSSFDFVSPSSLNPPFIAPYVVAYGDPTVMYAASQRIHKSTNGGSNWFNTATNLVISNNLPVSLAVSPHSDDFVMAGYAPVNSRAQIFRTVDGGSTWENVTGNLPDRYPMDIAFDLQNELNVYVVMSGFGTSHAFKSTDAGETWIDIGDGLPDVPTSTIAVHPYDPEILYVGNDLGIYVSFDQGETWNEFNDGLPDGVFAMDLSFSLANDVMRLATHGNGVYESKLLTEPLTSVDDDKLELNFSLSQNYPNPFNPETNIEYSIPSSGKVTLKVFDALGQTVAVLVNDIQSVGNHSVIFNAGNLSSGIYIYQLSFGNNQISKKMNFVK, translated from the coding sequence ATGAAAAAGTATTTTCCTTTTATTCTATTTCTATTATCAATAACCACAGGTTATCTTTTATACGAATTTGTATTCGAATCGACAAACGATGCCAAGAATGTGAAAACATCCGGGGCAATGAAAGCTTTACAATTTTGGACTGCCCAAAGAGCCTATCCAAATAGTGATATTCCGGCCGATAAATATTACGCGGCGTTTCAGCAAAAAAAATTAAAAGCTAACAAAGTTCAAACAGAACAAAGTTGGAAAGCAATCGGACCAAAAAATATTGGTGGAAGAACAATCTCAATCGCTATCGATCCGGTGAACACAAATACAATTTATGCGGGTTCTGCCAGCGGTGGATTGTGGAGATCTGTTACAGCCGGAATTGGGGAATCGGCTTGGGAACATATTGAACCCGGATTTCCTGTACGAGGAATAGGTGCAATTGTAATTAACCCGGAGAATCCTTTTGAAATTTACATCGGAACCGGCGAAGTCTATAATTATGGAAATACATTGGGCGGAGTTGCAATACGCGAAACTCGCGGAAGTTATGGTATCGGAATATTGAAAACAACCGACGGCGGAGAAACATGGATTAAAAGTTTGGACTGGAGTTACAATCAGCAAACCGCAGTCCTGTCAATGGAAATTGATCCATCAAATTCTTCGATAGTTTGGGCAGGCACAACCGAAGGAACTTTTAAAAGCACGAACAGCGGTGAAGATTGGGAACTTGTTAACGAAACTTTGATGGTAACCGATATCGTAATCAACCCTAGCAACACTGATCTCGTTTACATAGCTTGCGGAAATATGTCATCAACCGGTAACGGTATTTATCGAACTAAAGATGGCGGAGAAAATTGGACTAAATTAACCGCCGGTTTACCAGCTAGTTATGGCGGCAAAGCATTGCTTGATATATATCATGATGATCCCAATTTATTATACGCCAGTATTGGTGACGGTTATTCTTCCGGTGATCCATCTTGGTTATGCAAAACAACTGATGGTGGAGATACTTGGACAATTGAAAGTCAGACAAACTATACAACTTATCAAGGATGGTTTTCACATTTTGTAGTTATTAACCAAAATGATCCTACACAAATTTTAGCCGCCGGTGTAGATGTTTGGAAATCAACTAACGGTGGAAGTAATTTAATAAGAAAATCAAATTGGGCGGCTTGGTATCTTGGACAAACATATGCCGGTGAACCGGAAGGTCCGCCAAATTACTCACATGCAGATCATCATGCTTTTGCTGTTCATCCAAATGATCCGGATGTAGTTTATTTTGGAAATGACGGCGGTGTATTTATTACTGAAGATTTTGGTGAAACTTATGAAGGAAGAAACGGTGGTTACCAAACCACGCAATTTTACGGTGGTTTTTCTGTTGCGCTAAACGATAGCAACTTGGCAATCGGTGGAATGCAAGATAATGCAACGGCAATTTATCTTGGTGAAGATTCATGGTATCGTGTAATCGGCGGTGATGGCGGTTGGGCTGCAATCAATGAACAAGATGGTTACCTTTACGGTTCAAGTCAATATTTAAGAATATATAGAAGTAACGATCTATTTAATTCTTCGTTTGATTTTGTATCGCCATCTTCACTCAATCCACCTTTTATTGCACCGTATGTCGTTGCTTATGGTGACCCAACTGTAATGTATGCTGCTTCACAAAGAATCCACAAATCAACTAATGGGGGAAGCAACTGGTTTAATACTGCGACAAATCTTGTAATTTCAAATAATCTTCCAGTATCACTTGCTGTATCTCCGCATAGCGATGATTTTGTAATGGCAGGATATGCTCCGGTTAACAGCCGTGCTCAAATTTTTAGAACAGTTGACGGCGGATCAACTTGGGAAAATGTAACCGGAAATTTACCTGACCGATATCCCATGGATATTGCTTTTGATTTACAGAATGAATTGAATGTATATGTTGTAATGTCCGGGTTTGGTACTTCACATGCATTCAAATCAACCGATGCCGGCGAAACATGGATTGATATTGGCGATGGACTACCGGATGTTCCGACTTCAACTATTGCCGTTCATCCATATGATCCGGAAATTCTTTATGTAGGAAATGATCTTGGAATCTATGTTTCATTTGATCAAGGCGAAACATGGAATGAATTTAATGATGGTTTACCGGACGGCGTGTTTGCTATGGATCTTTCATTTTCATTAGCAAATGATGTTATGCGATTAGCAACCCACGGTAACGGTGTTTATGAAAGTAAATTGTTAACTGAACCATTAACTTCCGTAGACGACGATAAACTTGAACTCAATTTTAGTTTATCACAGAATTATCCGAATCCTTTCAATCCGGAAACCAATATTGAGTACTCAATCCCAAGTTCCGGTAAAGTAACGCTAAAAGTTTTTGATGCACTGGGACAAACGGTAGCAGTGCTTGTTAATGATATTCAATCTGTTGGAAATCATTCAGTAATATTTAATGCCGGAAATCTTTCAAGCGGAATTTATATTTATCAACTTTCTTTTGGTAATAATCAAATAAGCAAGAAGATGAATTTTGTTAAGTAG
- the priA gene encoding primosomal protein N' gives MYAQVVFPQSFRNSFTYLIPKELRAEVEIGKRVVVPFGRRVLTGFVIDLTENTEIKEKIKPIRDVLDDKPIFDKKSLKFYEWIAEYYLSSLGEALRNSVPYGSDVESKRRIVAEVELCKKLYDYEKKKSTIKAKLLFELAQKESHSISQLQKAVKKKNIYSILNSLQANGVVTILDLIDDAKVKVRKVKFVKLAKSKDEIYEFLPEIESRSPKQVVILLDLLSRKDEEVQQSELIEKTKTSHSSIRSLEQKRLIEVFEKEVERTYEELYTEKIKNFSLTEKQKEIIEIVTKNIKKNKFDSYLLHGVTGSGKTQIYIDLAKEALKKKKTVLVLVPEISLTPQITSRFFNTFGDKVAVMHSRMSLGQRYDTWRGIIAEKYSIVIGPRSALFAPLKNLGLVVVDEEHDSSYKQFEMVPKYHARDAAIIKAMFNDCPVLLGSATPSIESMYNAKQGKYKLVELLYRIDNAKMPEIKLVDISAAKKQKKLEGSFSSDLLSAINQKLKKNERVIILQNRRGFSTQVFCEDCGNIEMCDDCSVPNVYHISKNIMQCHYCGNVKPVPKACSVCGSIKIKFFGTGTQRVEDEIDYYFPDAKIERIDSDSINKKGKLSSILNSFKKGEIDILVGTQMVSKGLDFSDVTLVGVISAETTLWIPDFRADERTFQLLTQVAGRAGRSSAPGQVLIQTANKSNFVLQKVLQTDYEGFYEKEIGLRKQGDYPPFTRLCLIETKDGNDPRSKNAIKQFYDILQKKSKGLMITPPQEAIIHKLKGEYRYHLLIKSKRETDPNGRILREAVLNTFIEFNRVSRFRDVKLIIDIDPQGML, from the coding sequence ATGTACGCACAAGTTGTATTTCCGCAATCCTTTAGAAATTCATTTACATACTTAATTCCAAAAGAATTACGGGCTGAAGTTGAAATAGGTAAACGCGTCGTTGTTCCTTTTGGCAGAAGAGTTTTAACCGGATTCGTAATCGATTTAACGGAAAACACGGAAATAAAAGAAAAAATTAAACCAATACGAGATGTTTTGGATGATAAACCTATATTCGATAAAAAGTCTCTTAAATTTTATGAATGGATTGCGGAATATTATCTAAGCTCGCTCGGTGAAGCATTGCGAAATTCTGTTCCTTACGGATCGGATGTTGAATCAAAACGAAGAATTGTAGCCGAGGTTGAACTTTGTAAAAAATTATACGATTACGAAAAGAAAAAGAGTACGATTAAAGCAAAATTACTTTTTGAACTTGCGCAAAAAGAATCTCACAGCATCTCGCAATTACAAAAAGCCGTAAAGAAAAAAAATATTTATTCGATATTAAATTCACTTCAGGCAAACGGCGTTGTTACAATTTTAGATTTAATTGACGATGCAAAAGTAAAAGTAAGAAAAGTAAAGTTTGTTAAACTTGCTAAAAGTAAAGATGAAATTTATGAATTCCTTCCGGAAATAGAATCTCGTTCGCCTAAACAAGTTGTCATTCTTCTCGATCTGCTTTCACGTAAAGACGAAGAAGTTCAGCAAAGTGAATTGATCGAAAAAACTAAAACATCACACAGCTCAATTCGTTCACTTGAACAAAAAAGATTGATAGAGGTTTTCGAAAAAGAAGTCGAAAGAACATACGAAGAATTATACACTGAAAAAATTAAGAACTTTTCACTCACAGAAAAACAAAAAGAAATTATTGAGATTGTTACCAAGAACATAAAAAAAAATAAATTTGATTCATATCTTCTTCACGGTGTAACCGGCAGCGGAAAAACTCAAATCTATATTGACCTTGCAAAAGAAGCGCTCAAGAAAAAGAAAACCGTTCTCGTTTTAGTCCCGGAGATTTCTTTAACTCCTCAGATTACAAGTCGGTTTTTTAACACGTTCGGTGATAAAGTTGCCGTTATGCACAGTCGTATGTCGCTTGGACAAAGATATGATACTTGGCGCGGAATCATCGCTGAAAAATACAGCATTGTCATCGGTCCGCGCTCAGCATTATTTGCACCACTTAAAAATTTGGGATTAGTTGTCGTAGATGAAGAACACGATTCAAGCTATAAACAGTTTGAAATGGTTCCAAAGTATCATGCTCGCGATGCCGCAATTATTAAGGCAATGTTTAATGATTGTCCGGTTCTACTTGGTTCGGCTACACCTTCAATTGAAAGCATGTACAATGCGAAACAAGGTAAATACAAACTAGTTGAGTTGCTTTATAGAATCGATAACGCAAAGATGCCGGAGATTAAACTTGTTGATATTTCCGCGGCTAAGAAGCAGAAAAAATTGGAAGGATCTTTTTCATCAGATTTATTGAGCGCAATAAATCAAAAATTAAAAAAGAATGAACGTGTAATTATTTTACAAAACAGACGCGGTTTTTCAACTCAAGTTTTTTGTGAAGACTGCGGAAATATTGAAATGTGTGATGATTGCTCGGTTCCGAATGTTTATCACATAAGTAAAAACATTATGCAATGCCATTATTGCGGAAATGTTAAACCTGTTCCCAAAGCTTGTTCGGTTTGCGGGTCTATTAAAATTAAATTTTTTGGTACCGGTACACAAAGAGTTGAAGACGAAATCGATTACTATTTTCCAGATGCAAAAATTGAACGAATTGATTCCGACAGCATTAACAAAAAAGGAAAACTAAGTTCTATTCTTAATAGTTTTAAAAAGGGTGAGATTGATATTCTTGTTGGAACTCAAATGGTTTCAAAAGGATTGGATTTTTCGGATGTTACTTTGGTAGGAGTTATTTCCGCGGAGACAACTTTGTGGATTCCCGATTTCCGTGCCGATGAAAGAACATTTCAATTATTGACTCAAGTCGCCGGAAGAGCCGGCAGAAGCAGCGCGCCTGGACAAGTATTAATTCAAACCGCGAACAAAAGTAATTTTGTACTTCAAAAAGTTTTACAAACAGATTACGAAGGTTTTTACGAAAAAGAAATCGGGTTACGTAAACAAGGTGATTATCCTCCATTTACTAGATTGTGTTTAATAGAAACAAAAGACGGAAATGATCCGCGATCTAAAAATGCGATCAAACAATTTTATGATATATTACAAAAGAAAAGTAAAGGATTAATGATAACGCCTCCGCAAGAAGCAATCATTCATAAACTTAAAGGCGAATACCGATATCACCTATTGATAAAAAGTAAGCGTGAAACCGATCCAAACGGAAGAATATTGCGCGAGGCAGTATTAAACACTTTTATTGAATTTAATAGAGTTTCTCGATTTAGAGATGTTAAACTTATTATTGATATCGATCCGCAAGGAATGTTGTAG
- a CDS encoding PepSY-associated TM helix domain-containing protein: protein MKVRKWVRILHRDIGYLSVGLIIVYGISGIAVNHINDWNPNYIIEKDSVNINILSDSVLTDDAMITHIKSELNISDSVNSFFRNGPTSIQLFFNRKTVSANVELGKVEIETVNDRTVFRETNFLHLNNPKKIWTYVADLFAVGLVFLAISGMFMIRGKNGITGRGKYLVAISILIPVLFLIIYF from the coding sequence TTGAAAGTTAGAAAGTGGGTGAGAATTCTTCATCGCGATATTGGTTATTTAAGCGTTGGTTTGATAATTGTCTATGGTATTTCCGGTATTGCGGTAAACCATATTAATGATTGGAATCCCAATTACATTATTGAAAAAGATTCGGTTAACATCAATATACTGAGTGACTCTGTTTTAACTGATGATGCGATGATTACTCATATAAAAAGTGAACTAAATATTTCTGACAGCGTAAACAGCTTCTTTAGAAACGGACCAACTTCAATTCAATTATTTTTCAACAGAAAAACTGTTAGTGCAAATGTTGAACTCGGTAAAGTAGAAATAGAAACAGTTAATGACAGAACCGTCTTTCGCGAAACAAATTTTCTTCATCTTAATAATCCTAAAAAAATTTGGACATATGTAGCAGATCTATTCGCGGTTGGACTTGTATTTTTAGCTATCAGCGGTATGTTTATGATTAGAGGCAAAAACGGAATTACCGGAAGAGGGAAATATCTAGTCGCAATCAGTATTCTAATACCAGTTCTATTTTTGATAATATATTTTTAG